The following proteins are encoded in a genomic region of Chroococcidiopsis sp. SAG 2025:
- a CDS encoding DUF1830 domain-containing protein, with protein sequence MAARGIWSLSQHIYNTTVDSLPDDYQQRILCHYKNATSTIQIARMTNIPRWYLERVVFPGRYLLFEAVPQAQLEIHSVKRASAIPADIIDCKQLQVSAGENKL encoded by the coding sequence TTGGCTGCAAGGGGAATTTGGAGCCTATCTCAACACATCTACAACACTACCGTAGATTCATTACCCGACGACTATCAACAGCGAATCTTGTGCCACTACAAAAACGCAACAAGTACAATTCAAATTGCTCGGATGACAAATATCCCACGCTGGTATCTAGAACGAGTCGTGTTTCCTGGTCGGTACTTGTTGTTTGAGGCTGTCCCACAAGCGCAACTAGAAATTCACTCTGTTAAAAGAGCCAGTGCGATTCCTGCTGACATCATTGACTGTAAACAACTGCAAGTCAGCGCGGGGGAGAACAAGCTCTAG